The proteins below are encoded in one region of Syntrophotalea carbinolica DSM 2380:
- the pilO gene encoding type 4a pilus biogenesis protein PilO, whose amino-acid sequence MTARNKIIIGYILKCPSVLGVVLLVCLNFGLTLWGTLVLSPEIDLLEADICRQTKVLETRSLPESADGSKEAAYARNARDLRAFHSAIPDQTELPALIEELFSYAAKLNISIERVTYHPYVLEGHGLLQYDLNFQLEGSYDQIKHMIFLLENSHRIIAINKLGFHRRAAGSGNVVLGLDLETYFGREVP is encoded by the coding sequence ATGACCGCGAGGAATAAGATCATTATTGGCTATATCTTAAAATGTCCGTCGGTCCTGGGGGTGGTGTTGCTGGTCTGCTTGAACTTCGGCCTGACCCTGTGGGGAACCTTGGTGTTGTCCCCTGAAATCGACCTGTTGGAAGCAGATATTTGTCGTCAAACGAAGGTTCTCGAAACTCGGAGTCTGCCGGAAAGTGCTGATGGCTCGAAAGAAGCAGCTTACGCCCGGAATGCAAGAGACCTGCGGGCGTTTCATTCCGCCATTCCTGACCAGACCGAATTGCCGGCCCTGATCGAAGAGCTGTTCAGTTACGCAGCGAAACTGAATATTTCCATTGAGCGGGTCACCTATCACCCCTACGTGTTGGAGGGACATGGTCTCTTGCAATACGATCTGAATTTTCAGCTGGAGGGAAGTTACGACCAGATCAAGCATATGATTTTTTTGCTGGAAAATTCCCACAGGATTATCGCCATCAACAAGTTGGGGTTTCACAGGCGTGCTGCCGGTTCGGGAAATGTCGT
- a CDS encoding GspE/PulE family protein, translating into MVLTLRREPLGRILCDQGIINAEQLEHLLSRAKAEGVRLGEAGIEAGCLTDRDLARALARQFYFDYVDLENFVPDSELLAEISPELLPRFLFMPLHRDVHGLHIAVVDPTAVAELDLLESLLGVPLNLVIVPESRLRKVLEGDEGSKRRLREVSEDFKLHLIKETERGEEVLSLDKIGDDASPIIRLVDSTLLDGLNRRASDIHVESSQDGVNIKYRVDGVLYQATDLLDSQFQDQIISRIKVMSELDIAERRIPQDGRFKVRCGQKSIDFRVSIMPSIYGEDAVIRILDKQTITSGPHQLSLDSLGIDSDELLRLRRAIREPYGMFLVTGPTGSGKTTTLYAALSEIDSSQEKIITIEDPVEYRVPGVVQIPVNEKKGLTFARGLRSILRHDPDKIMVGEIRDPETAQIAIQSALTGHLVFTTVHANNVFDVLGRFLHMGIDPHNFVSCLNCVAAQRLLRTICPFCKEPVQYDAVTLAASGIDTAKAPCATFYRGVGCKECNGIGYRGRNAILELLVLNDTLRDMIVSRAVIKDMKQAARDCGTVFLRQAALNRLFRGETTLEEINRITFIEQDEKS; encoded by the coding sequence TTGGTTTTGACACTGAGGAGGGAACCCCTTGGTCGCATTCTATGCGATCAGGGCATCATCAATGCTGAGCAGCTAGAGCACTTGTTGTCCCGAGCAAAAGCCGAGGGCGTGCGTCTTGGCGAAGCGGGCATCGAAGCCGGGTGCCTGACTGACCGGGATCTGGCCAGGGCTTTGGCACGGCAGTTTTATTTCGATTATGTCGATCTGGAGAACTTCGTCCCCGACTCGGAACTGTTGGCGGAAATTTCCCCTGAACTGCTCCCTCGTTTCCTTTTTATGCCTTTGCATCGCGATGTTCACGGTCTGCACATTGCCGTCGTGGATCCGACAGCCGTTGCCGAGTTGGACCTTTTGGAATCGCTTCTCGGCGTACCGTTGAATCTGGTGATTGTTCCGGAATCCCGGTTAAGGAAGGTTCTGGAAGGTGACGAAGGCAGTAAGCGGCGGTTACGGGAAGTGTCCGAGGATTTCAAGCTGCACCTGATTAAGGAGACGGAACGGGGTGAAGAGGTCTTATCCCTGGATAAAATCGGCGACGATGCCAGCCCGATCATCCGACTGGTAGATTCGACCCTGCTCGACGGCCTCAACCGGCGGGCGAGCGACATCCATGTCGAATCGAGCCAGGACGGCGTGAATATAAAATACCGGGTGGACGGAGTTTTGTACCAGGCGACCGATCTTCTCGACAGTCAGTTTCAGGATCAGATCATTTCGCGAATCAAGGTCATGAGCGAACTGGATATTGCTGAACGGCGCATTCCGCAGGACGGTCGGTTCAAAGTTCGTTGTGGCCAGAAAAGCATCGATTTCCGAGTTTCGATCATGCCGAGCATCTACGGCGAGGACGCAGTGATCCGCATCCTCGACAAGCAGACGATTACCAGCGGGCCACATCAGCTGAGTCTCGACTCCCTGGGAATCGACAGTGATGAACTGCTCCGTCTGCGACGGGCAATACGTGAGCCTTACGGAATGTTTCTGGTAACCGGTCCAACGGGCAGCGGCAAGACAACCACCTTATATGCCGCCCTGTCGGAGATCGACAGTTCTCAGGAAAAGATCATCACCATCGAAGACCCCGTAGAATATCGGGTTCCAGGTGTGGTGCAGATTCCGGTCAATGAAAAGAAAGGACTGACCTTTGCCCGCGGCCTGCGCTCGATCCTGCGCCATGATCCGGACAAGATCATGGTAGGGGAGATTCGCGACCCGGAGACGGCGCAGATCGCCATCCAGTCGGCCTTAACCGGGCATCTGGTCTTCACCACCGTGCATGCCAACAATGTTTTCGACGTGCTGGGTCGGTTTCTGCACATGGGTATCGATCCGCACAACTTCGTCTCCTGTCTGAACTGCGTTGCAGCTCAGCGCCTGCTGCGAACCATCTGCCCCTTCTGCAAAGAGCCTGTGCAATACGATGCGGTCACTTTGGCTGCATCCGGCATTGACACCGCCAAAGCCCCCTGCGCGACTTTTTATCGCGGAGTCGGTTGCAAGGAGTGTAACGGCATTGGTTACCGCGGCCGCAACGCTATCCTGGAACTGCTGGTCCTCAACGACACATTGCGAGACATGATCGTGTCCCGGGCCGTGATCAAGGACATGAAACAGGCGGCCCGCGATTGCGGTACGGTGTTCCTCCGGCAAGCGGCCCTGAATCGGTTGTTCCGGGGGGAAACCACGCTGGAGGAAATCAACCGGATCACTTTCATCGAACAGGACGAGAAGTCATGA
- a CDS encoding type II secretion system protein PulN → MKTTLNLAVRHNLVWHLSVTIARWLLPLLGCWLIYLLVSQGMVLHRWQNLEKERVALTAKVRSEYPAASRPVSAEAIKRQEDEMAFVNTLAAKDRFSWTELLGRLEKALTQGITLTGIEPNTQVGSLQITGLAENVGTLQKYLTSHLHTESLSDIYLLRQEFRKIKVQGGQEQSVVAFRIEIKKAFR, encoded by the coding sequence GTGAAAACGACCCTGAATCTGGCTGTTCGCCATAACCTGGTGTGGCATCTTTCGGTGACCATCGCCCGCTGGTTGTTGCCGCTGTTGGGTTGCTGGCTCATCTATCTGTTGGTCAGTCAGGGTATGGTTTTGCATCGGTGGCAAAACCTTGAAAAGGAACGAGTCGCGTTGACAGCTAAGGTCCGGTCCGAATATCCAGCGGCATCCAGACCCGTTTCGGCTGAAGCAATCAAACGCCAGGAAGATGAAATGGCCTTTGTTAACACTCTTGCTGCCAAGGATCGCTTTTCTTGGACCGAACTACTCGGACGATTAGAAAAAGCCTTGACTCAAGGGATTACCTTGACAGGGATTGAACCGAATACTCAGGTGGGTTCTCTGCAGATAACCGGATTGGCGGAAAACGTGGGTACTTTGCAGAAGTATCTGACCAGTCATCTGCATACCGAATCTCTGTCGGACATTTACCTTCTGCGGCAGGAGTTTCGGAAGATCAAAGTTCAGGGCGGTCAGGAGCAATCCGTGGTTGCTTTTCGCATTGAAATCAAAAAGGCTTTCCGATGA